The genomic interval CTGTTGCCGATCCCCAGATACAGGACCATGAGCCAGGTGCGCGGGCCGGCGCCGTTCACGCCGCCGCGTGCGGCGATCTCCACGAGCATCGGCACGAGCCCTCAGATGGCGCCGAGCAGGCTGATCACCGCCGTCAGCTCGAGCGGGGTGCAGAGCGAGAGATAGCCCTTGCTCGAGACCGTGTACCAGGAGAATGCGAGGCCGGTGCCCAGCAGGAATACGACGCCGAGCAGGCTCGCGCCATGCGACGTGCCGAGGCCGGCGACGAGCAGCGAGCCGGCGAGGCCGATCCCGAGCCCGGCCCCCGTGCGGCGGCTGAAGTGCTCGCCGAGGAGCAGCGCGGCCCAGACCGCGATCAGCACCGGCTCGAGCCCGACGATGATG from Gaiellales bacterium carries:
- a CDS encoding DMT family transporter translates to MRHPLVALAAANCVYAGAFPASEVALRALGAFTLTGMRFAIAAAVLAPVGIPVLRRLTRPQLLHLSAVSAVGLWGQMVLIYYGINHANSAIAAIIVGLEPVLIAVWAALLLGEHFSRRTGAGLGIGLAGSLLVAGLGTSHGASLLGVVFLLGTGLAFSWYTVSSKGYLSLCTPLELTAVISLLGAI